The DNA region CTGCGCGTCGCCTTCCTGCTGCCAGGTATTGATGAAGACGAACTGGACTGATCGAGCAGTAGCCGGCAGCACAGTGGGTCGTCATTGCCAGCAATGGCGAGCAGTCCGATCCTGTCCCACTCAGCGGAGATTGACACACGGCTGTAGCACTATTGCGCTGCTTCACCACGCCCCTGCCACCAAACGCAGACCATACTGACACTGGCTGGCGCGTGGCGCGCCGACGCCGCCTTGTGATGCACAAACAGGAGGGCCACATGTCACTGCCACAGATATTTGACCTGACCGATCGCGTCGCCATTGTGACTGGCGCTGGCTCCGGGCTGGGCGTCATATTCAGCGAAGCCCTGAGCGAGGCCGGTGCGACGGTCGTCTGCGCCGACATTCAGCTCGATGCTGCCGAGAAGACGGCTGCAAGTCTCCGTGAAGTGGGGCGTTCGGCAGCGGCGGTCGGGGCCGATGTCTCCGACGCCGGGGCGGCGCGTGCCATGGTCGACGAGGCGGTGCGGCAGTTTGGGCGGCTGGACATCATCGTCAACAACGCCGGTATTGCCGCCGTTGGTGCGCCCGAGGACGTCGATCCGGCTGAGTGGGCGCAGGTGATCGCCGTCAATCTCAGCGGCGTGTTCTACTGCGCACAGGCTGCGGCCCGCGCGATGATCGAGCTTGGCAACGGCGGCAGCATCATCAATATCGCGTCGATCCTCGGCGACGGCGCATCGCTGCCGGTGGCCGCGACCGCCTACGCAGCCAGTAAGGGCGGCGTCGTGAACCTGACGCGCGACCTGGCGGTCCACTGGGCAGAGCATGGCATTCGCGTAAATGCGATCGGCCCGGCCTACTTCCCGTCCACCATGACTGAAGGCATCTTCGCCGAGCCGCAGATGCTGCAGGCAATTGAAGAGCGCACGCCACTCGGCCGCGTTGGTCGCCCGGAAGAGCTGCGCGGCCCGATTGTCTTCCTGGCCTCCGACGCCGCGTCGTATGTCACCGGCCAGACGCTGTACGTTGATGGCGGCTGGACGTCCTGGTAGGACGAAGCCGTCACATCGCCGTCGCATCCACTATGCTTACGGGATAATTTGCGTGGGCAGAATCGCGCCCGGTAGACGAGCATGTGGAGTGACGGCGATGGCGAGGACGACGGAGCGCTCGACGGATATTGCACGACAGGCGGGGATGAACCCGCTGGACTACCTGCGCCAGCGCGGGTACGTGCATGATGTCACCGATGAAGCTGGGCTGCGAGAAGCGTTCGACACCGGAGCCGTGACCCTCTATAACGGCTACGACGCCACCGCGCCCAGCCTGCACGCCGGAAACCTCGTCTCGATCATGATGCTCTCCAGCCTGCAGCAGTTCGGCCATCGCCCGATTGCCCTCGCCGGTGGCGGTACGACAATGATCGGCGATCCGTCCGGTAAGGACGAGATGCGCAAGATGCTCACGGTTGAGGCGATCAACGAAAACCTCGTCGGCATCAAGGAGCAGTTCGCGCGCTACATCGACTTCGAGGGCGCTCGCTTCGGTACGAACGAGCCTGCGATGCTGATCAACAACGCCGACTGGCTACTGGAGTTGCGGGTGATCCCGTTCCTGCGTGACATCGGCCGTCACTTCTCGGTCAACGAGATGCTCACGGCCGAGACCTACCGGCAGCGCCTGGAGACGACCGGCCTCAGCTTCATCGAGTTCAACTATCGTGTGTTGCAGTCGTACGACTTCCTGCACCTGTTCCGTACCGAAAACTGCATCCTGCAGACGGGCGGTTCGGACCAGTGGGGCAACATCACCGCTGGCGTCGACCTGATTCGCCGTGCCGATGGCGGCAAGGCGTTCGGGCTGGTGACGCCGCTGATTACGACCAGCGACGGCCGCAAGATGGGCAAGTCGGTCAGCGGTGCGATGTGGCTAGACGCCGATATGCTCTCACCGTTCGACTATTACCAGTTCTGGATCAACACGACCGACGAT from Thermomicrobiales bacterium includes:
- a CDS encoding glucose 1-dehydrogenase — encoded protein: MSLPQIFDLTDRVAIVTGAGSGLGVIFSEALSEAGATVVCADIQLDAAEKTAASLREVGRSAAAVGADVSDAGAARAMVDEAVRQFGRLDIIVNNAGIAAVGAPEDVDPAEWAQVIAVNLSGVFYCAQAAARAMIELGNGGSIINIASILGDGASLPVAATAYAASKGGVVNLTRDLAVHWAEHGIRVNAIGPAYFPSTMTEGIFAEPQMLQAIEERTPLGRVGRPEELRGPIVFLASDAASYVTGQTLYVDGGWTSW
- the tyrS gene encoding tyrosine--tRNA ligase; this encodes MARTTERSTDIARQAGMNPLDYLRQRGYVHDVTDEAGLREAFDTGAVTLYNGYDATAPSLHAGNLVSIMMLSSLQQFGHRPIALAGGGTTMIGDPSGKDEMRKMLTVEAINENLVGIKEQFARYIDFEGARFGTNEPAMLINNADWLLELRVIPFLRDIGRHFSVNEMLTAETYRQRLETTGLSFIEFNYRVLQSYDFLHLFRTENCILQTGGSDQWGNITAGVDLIRRADGGKAFGLVTPLITTSDGRKMGKSVSGAMWLDADMLSPFDYYQFWINTTDDDVARFMRLYTFLPEDYINDLTSVSGEALREAKAVLAWEATALTHGDAAADSAAERTRMLFTAASGTISTDEAAAIADDLPLAADATLADVVIGAGLGKSRNEVRRLAAQGGLSVNGERVENVDVPASDLDDVLVLRAGKKRFRTVRLVREG